The following DNA comes from Anopheles arabiensis isolate DONGOLA chromosome 3, AaraD3, whole genome shotgun sequence.
caccaccgccactgctACCAGCACCAGCGCCGCTGCTGTTCGCTCCGCCCGCCATCGAGTGCATCGGGTACGCCGGTGGGCTGCCGCTGAACTGGGGCTGGGGCTGCGGTTGCAATGGTGAGCTAACGTTTTCATACTGCATCAACGACTTCTGGATCGCGTTGATCGCCAGCTTTTCGTGTATGTCTGGCTGGGTGGACGACTGTGACGGTACAACCGACGATGTGGATGATTCAATTGGACTTAAGCctaaaagaacgaaaaaacaccaaaattaGGAACGATCTTCACCCGCGCTCTTGCGCCACGGCAAAACCTTACCTAAGATACTGTTGAGTTCACTTTCGGCAAAGTCGCCTTCCGGTGCAATCTCGATCACGTGATTAAGTATTTCGTTGAGCTCCGGGTCCCACTCGGAGACGAGCTGTGTGGAGGTAGCGGGTGTCGCCGTGGCAAACGAACCGCCCCCGGCCGACCCAATGCCGGCGTCCTGGATGGCGGGCGAGAAGttctgctgccgctgggcGGCCaacatctgctgctgctgcagcatcgACGCTTGCgcatgatgctgctgcggaaGCTGCTGCgcatgatgctgctgcaggtgTTGCGGGTGCGTCTGGGGgtgttgctgatgatggtgctgctgctgctgctgatggttgAGGTAGATATCGGAGGATGTTGGAGGCTGCTGTGATTGAGAAGGCATAGCTGATTTgcgcatctgctgctgctgttgttgctgttgctgctgctgctgctgtaggcGCATTTGGTTCAGCTGTTGTACTTGTTTTAGATTATTGTTGCTAGTTGTAAGATTGTTGTTATTCAGCGTCTGATTCGGCGCCGTCGAGCTCGACACGTTCGTGAGCTGGCGGGCCAGCCCCGAGTTCGGTATGTCCGGGATGATGCGATTGAACGGCATTGCGGTTTGCATCGGCATTGGCGCTTTGGCCGGGTTGGCCAGCAGCGAGGCCAGCATCTTGTTGCGCTCGCGCAACTTCGACGGCCTGTTGTCCGTGCGCTTGACCGCGGCGCCCTCGTCCGGCTCGGTCGATGGCCGTTTGCGATCGTTGCTTTGTACCCGTAGCATCTGGATGAGTTCTTCGTTGTTCAATGGCGGCGGATTGTGCTCCTTCGGCTCATCCTAGGTGGGTGGGTAGAGAACGGAATGGGGTGCGTGTTAAAACAGATTCGTACACAACATTTGCGCATTGGATCTGTAGAAGCAGCAGTAACCGAATCCTATATGTGTAAACATACTTATTTATGAAGGGAATACTTAAACGTTTCCTCGTGCTTAAATAtataatacaaaaacaaaacggcttGGCTCGTACACTAGCAATAAGGAGTGTGTTCCTAACGTAACTTGGATAACTTAAAAAACGAACGCATAACTGCATCCATCTATGGGATGAAGGATCGTGATGTGCGGTTGATGCTTGCCATTCAGCGGTATGCAAACGCTTGCGCGAAAAAAACGTCGACAGAGTCGGAACCCACGAGTGGAGCTGTGGGCGTGAGTGCCAACCAGGGCTTTACACTTACTTTAACCTTTTGCAGCTGCTTTAGAAGTTCGCTCGGACCTTGTCGGTTGCGGGCGTCACTTTCGTCGTCATCACTTTTGTCGTTGAGCAGCTGGAATATTATGGTTGGAGTGTGGAGAAGGTTCAACATGAGTATCATGTTTATCGCTTTGGAATTTCTAGTGACTAAAAACCATCGTGCCAATTCAATTGTTAGAAGAGAAGGGGTGTTtctgcgtgtgagtgtgtgtgtgtggatgtgtattAGAACGGTTAGCAGCAaacaataattcaaaattAAGGTATGTTAGTAACCAAAGCATCTCATCATACGTATAACAGGACACCTGTTAGCAAACTATTCGATTTAAAAAACGATAACGAGTGGCAGTTGTTAGGTGCGTTAAAATGAGTCTATCAtacggtgtgtgtttgtgtgtgtgtgttgggtgggCATTCGCGCACAACCCaaaagaataatattttaaacggGCAAACAAGTTTGAACGTCATAcagtgaacaaaaaacacacattcatttCGCAAAACGATGCTACAAACGTTGCACTCTATGTGATGCGAATTTTATAAAACAGCTCATCTAACGTGCTCATCCAAAGTGTAGGTGAACtttgtgaaacaaaacaaagcagagagagagagagagagaaagggatcTTACAAATAAGCAAACAGTTGTGCAAAGTCATTCAAATCACAATTATTTGCAACTAGTAAAACGATCGTAACGAGCAGGAAAACGTAACAATGCTGGTGAAGTAACAGACGTAGCAATGGGAAGGGGAAGGATGCGTACCTGCAATAGCATATTATTGCTACCGGATTTATTGGTTTCATTTCCTGCGCGGGTTGCTAATCCCAGCCCactaacaccaccaccaccaccaccaccgttatTACTACCCTGCGTTGAAGCTCTAACTGACTGAGGTATACGTTGTGAAAGAGATGCGGTACTTAATTTATTGCCATTAGTATCCTTATCTTCTTCCGAATTTAGCAAGCCCTACGAAAAGTGAAACCACAAAAATTATACGGAGAGAGAAATAGATAAgagaagaggaagagagaagaagagaaaggcATACAGTAAGAGAGAAAAGGGTGATCGGCATCATTAAGAGGAGAGAGCGATGAGTCGTGAGTGTATATAAGGAGTGAAGGGTCCGTATTGGCATGGGACTCTAACAACCATTTAAAGGAACTGTAAATGTACTACTTAGGAAGTAcaagttattaaaaataaacttaacagaaaaataatcataattgTTATTCGATAAAGGAACAGTTTAAATGAAAACTGaagaaattgatttaaaaaggTGACAACGACACATAATAAACTATTCAAAATCGTTTAGATCAAAAGAACATAGTTTCGTCTCGTGTAATAAACTAGAACAACATGAGTTGGAGGAGAGATAATAAGAAAATATGAAACAGTCGCGCTACATGGTAAGTTCAGAACGTAGAGATGATATAAAAATCTAATTTTCAAACATAGAAATATAGGTTTTCCTCGTAAACAATTTTATATGATACACACACTTTGCGCAATCAACAGTGATGGATTTAGGTTTACTATACGCATAATTGCTCATACTCATGCACATAATGAAGGGATTAGATCACAAACCACAACATAGTAAGGTCATTCCCATAGTCTATATTCGAAGCACTATAGGTCAATGTATACGGTGAACGGTGAAAGATTAGAGCTCTACtatgaatgtattttttttttttcatataaaCTTAACCTAATCGTATAGAATTAATCACTACCTGTACTTAGAGCTACTTGTTAGCGCTACCAAACAACGACAGTAGTCAACAGATGTAAGAATATAACAATACAGCCTAATGGCATTAGAAATGTTCGCATATGGCATCATACATACCTTTAGAATTCGATTCGGATTCCGATGGTCATGGTCCATATCCAAACCGGATGAGGATGAGGCATTTGAGTGAGGTCGTTTGGTTGTAAGCAGATTCCGCAACCGCTCCGAATCGTGCGTATTCGACGGTGGCTGACTTTGCTGCTGCAGATGTTGCTGtaggtgttgctgctgctgctgctgctgctgttggtgatgTTGCTGTCGTTGtaccatctgctgctgctgcgccgaCATCGCTGACTGATGCTGTTGCATTGGCGACATAtggggatggtggtgttgctgctgttgttgctgctgctgctgttgttgcaaaTCCTGCAGCTTGTCCTTGCTGTCCTCGAACGGGAACTGAAACGCGTTCGTGCCGAACGGCGTCCCCGTATTGTTATTATTcgtgttgttattgttgttgtttaaggAAAGGCTTGGGTTCATGAGCCCACCGCCACTGCTACCActgctgccaccgccaccacccccCGGCACAccgttgttattgttgttgttcgagGGCGAGGGCATTCCGCCCATCGTGCTGCCGGAATAGTACGGCGTCATCGGTGACGCACACATCGGGGCAGCGGCTGGGCTGTACGCACTAACCGACGGCGGCCGCGGTGTGCTGACCGGCGTGACGCTGGTGCGCGAGTCGGGCCGCGAGTCCCACCCGACCCCGACCGCCTCCATGTCGAACGTGGAATGTGGAAAGTCGAGCTCGAACTCCGTATTGAAGAAGTTGCTGCTGTCGGAGTTGGGGCCGCACAGCAGCGAGGACGAGTTGGGATTGCTGCGCGGCGATACGATCGAGCCCATCGAGCCGGCGGACGGGCCCATGCCGCCGGCCCCTGCAcccataccaccaccaccacccagtcCGGAGCCGCCCGCCGACCCGGGTGTGGTACCGCCCGGGCCGGCCATACCGCCACCGGCCACACTCATGCTGCCACCGGTcatgccgccaccgccgagcATGCCGGACGCGTTCGATCCCGTACCAACAGTACCGCCGCCGCCCCCGTTCAGCACACTCGACATCAGCGGACCGCCCATGTTGCTGACGCCCTGCGTGATTTGGGCCATATGGCGGGCGACGACATCGCTCGAACCGTTCAGGCCACCGCCCGTCACAGCGCCGCTCGTGCTCGGCATCAGCAGACCGAGGGATGAGGAGGATGAGGTaggattgctgctactgctgctgttgccattGTTATTGTTAATGTTACTGCCGCTCATTGCTGCACTAAGgccaccactgctgctgccgccgacACCCATCGCCATCGCGCCACTGTCCGCCGAGAGCATGGCGACCTCGTTCTCCGTCAGCACGGTACAGATGGCCATGATGAAGTCCGTctcgtttggtttggtgcaGCGGAACAGCTTGGACTGCGTTTTCACGTGCACGTACACGTCCGGGCCGCCGAGGCGCAACCGGTACGTTAGCTCGTGCGGCGTACCGTTCGACGACCGGACATTGCCCAGGTGCTCGTTCAGCCGCGGTCGGTCCTGATAGTGGCAGAGGTCATAGATTGACCGTATGCTTTCTTTGGTAAGATTTCCTGCAAACTGTTTCCTTAGCGTCGATGAGTTATAAtctaaaaagaaagaaaacatacaCAGTTAGTACACCGGAGCGAAAACGGGTTTGGGAAGGGGCTAGCGTGTCATCGTACCTATAATGTTACCGCTAGTATCCAGCTTCAGTGTTAGCTGCTCGTCTAGCGTTTGTGGCATGGTGGTGGTTTCTATGGTTGCCTGGTCGTCCTCGGGTAGTGTAATTAGACAGAGCACCGAGGACGATTCCTCCGTATCATCCTTTACAGGAGCAGAGATGATTAGCAGATCCTTGTACTTTTCCAAgcgctgctgcttttgctcgattgtttcgtttgctcCTTCGGGCGCCCTCAGTAACCAACGGATTTTAGTACGAATGGTACGCTTTGGCGTCTGATAGAACATCTGGCAACGAGGGGGGGAGATATGATGAAGGAAACAGTTATAGAGGCGGTACCGTACAATTGCCAACTGGAGCTTGATGGCTGCTAATGGATACTCACTTCATTTTGATCCCAGTTTAGCTCAAACGAATTCTTATTTAAAATAGGACTCAGCTTTGAATGATCACCAGTATGCAGGTACGAATATATAGACTGTCCGTGGAGCTCCGTGCGCGAGTAGTGCAGTACGTCGCGGACGTTCTCCGTGGCACATTCGATCACACCCTCCGAGTTGATCTCGAGCAGGGCCCAGCCGACGTTCGAGATGTAGTGTTGCACCGCCTCGAAGTAGGCCGACTTTTCCGGCGAGTGGCCGTTTACCGACGGTTCCGGTAGTGGCGGTTCAGTGGATGACACCTCGCCCTGTTGCACCGGGTGCAGTTTGCAGGAGGCGGAGCAATCCGGCGAGCATTTGGAACACCGCGAACCAGTGAGATTCGGGTTTCCTTGCTCTAGCATATGACGAAACTGTGAAGAGATGGAGCCCATGATAAGTTGTGtgaatgcatgtgtgtgtgtggggggttGAGTTGATAATTAGAAATAGAAACGAACGCAACAACAGACTGTCTGCTTGGCGCAGCTCACATAACGTATGATTAATATagcgaacaaataaaaaattcgCCTATCAAGCGTATATTcgataatgttttatttttacgttCGTCTAAAGTGCCTAAGATgaatcgaaataaaaacaaattccaatAGAGCGTaaaatgtagcaaaacaaaGGCTAAAAATAACCTCCAACACTAAGCAGCGGGGGGATAAGCTTTTGATTGGATTATGTTGGCGCCACAGCATGAATGCAgcgagttttgttttgtttgtacgcGTTTCGTAGCATTCAAAACAAACCGATAATAGGATTACATGACACAAACATTGCAAAATTATCATTCATATTCATTTTCGTGAGTGAAACTGAGTTACTGACGACGCGATGGACTGGAAAACTTACCGTTCGTACAACTTCACTTAGTATTGCCGCTTTGTCTGGTTTGCAGGCGGTCATATCCCGCTTGATCTGCAGGAACTCGCCAAGTTGTTCAATATATTCATTTTCAAGCTCTCGGCGACGTTTCTCGTTGTTGCACTTGTTTATCTGTGACTGTGGCTGCTGCACGCGTGAAAACAAAGCCGAAAAAGagtggaagaaaaagaaagtgttGATAGTGTATCCGCACATAGAAGGAATATTCGAACTATTCATCGGTTCTTTCCGTCGCGTCCTTACCTTCGCGTCTGGTTTGCGGCGAATCTTTTTCGATGCGGTAGGCGGACAGGCCACGGATGGTACGACGACATTCATTATTTTTGACTGACTCTGCAGTTGTGATGCTGGAGCTGCTCCCGGTGTAACTGCGCCGGCAGTGATTTGGTTTTGCAACTGAGATGGCAGCGAcgggggctgctgctgctgctgctgctggtgattctgctggtgctgctggttaCTGCTACTGGAGGAATGTTGCTGTATCGGCAGTGTTGTGGCTGTTGACAGTCCACCGAGTCCACCCAAACTTTGGCCACCGGATTGCGACGCGGCGTAGAACGATGCTTGAGACGATTGCGTTGACTGCGACAGTTGTGTATGCACAAGCCACTGGTCCGGCAGTGGTAGTTCACATGGGCCAAGCCTGGACAAGatatgagaagaaaaaaacaaacaaaaacatacaattaaaataatattaaaatgtgTGTTAAAGCATTGAGATGCTTCAAACTTTCTGGAAAACATTTCATGAATTCGATGGACACGCCACGGGGCCGGCTTCGTATTTCCGACACCGCCAGCAGGAGCTATCGGAGAGTCAACTTCGACGTCGGTCACCGCCGTATCTCGCCGTATAATCGTAACTTGCGCAATCAGCAGTTATCAGCAGAGTGGGCCACCAAGACtcaaccaccacaaccaccttCCCGAGCGCGTTTAAGATTATGGGCTCTGTTTCTTTTCTCTGCCCCTGTGAGCGTGTTCCAGTGTCGTGTGAATTAGATGATTTCTTTGTCAAACAGCACCAACCACA
Coding sequences within:
- the LOC120904275 gene encoding neurogenic protein mastermind isoform X6 yields the protein MSRPCRIASVATVPVNYRLGPCELPLPDQWLVHTQLSQSTQSSQASFYAASQSGGQSLGGLGGLSTATTLPIQQHSSSSSNQQHQQNHQQQQQQQPPSLPSQLQNQITAGAVTPGAAPASQLQSQSKIMNVVVPSVACPPTASKKIRRKPDAKQPQSQINKCNNEKRRRELENEYIEQLGEFLQIKRDMTACKPDKAAILSEVVRTFRHMLEQGNPNLTGSRCSKCSPDCSASCKLHPVQQGEVSSTEPPLPEPSVNGHSPEKSAYFEAVQHYISNVGWALLEINSEGVIECATENVRDVLHYSRTELHGQSIYSYLHTGDHSKLSPILNKNSFELNWDQNEMFYQTPKRTIRTKIRWLLRAPEGANETIEQKQQRLEKYKDLLIISAPVKDDTEESSSVLCLITLPEDDQATIETTTMPQTLDEQLTLKLDTSGNIIDYNSSTLRKQFAGNLTKESIRSIYDLCHYQDRPRLNEHLGNVRSSNGTPHELTYRLRLGGPDVYVHVKTQSKLFRCTKPNETDFIMAICTVLTENEVAMLSADSGAMAMGVGGSSSGGLSAAMSGSNINNNNGNSSSSSNPTSSSSSLGLLMPSTSGAVTGGGLNGSSDVVARHMAQITQGVSNMGGPLMSSVLNGGGGGTVGTGSNASGMLGGGGMTGGSMSVAGGGMAGPGGTTPGSAGGSGLGGGGGMGAGAGGMGPSAGSMGSIVSPRSNPNSSSLLCGPNSDSSNFFNTEFELDFPHSTFDMEAVGVGWDSRPDSRTSVTPVSTPRPPSVSAYSPAAAPMCASPMTPYYSGSTMGGMPSPSNNNNNNGVPGGGGGGSSGSSGGGLMNPSLSLNNNNNNTNNNNTGTPFGTNAFQFPFEDSKDKLQDLQQQQQQQQQQQHHHPHMSPMQQHQSAMSAQQQQMVQRQQHHQQQQQQQQQHLQQHLQQQSQPPSNTHDSERLRNLLTTKRPHSNASSSSGLDMDHDHRNPNRILKGLLNSEEDKDTNGNKLSTASLSQRIPQSVRASTQGSNNGGGGGGGVSGLGLATRAGNETNKSGSNNMLLQLLNDKSDDDESDARNRQGPSELLKQLQKVKDEPKEHNPPPLNNEELIQMLRVQSNDRKRPSTEPDEGAAVKRTDNRPSKLRERNKMLASLLANPAKAPMPMQTAMPFNRIIPDIPNSGLARQLTNVSSSTAPNQTLNNNNLTTSNNNLKQVQQLNQMRLQQQQQQQQQQQQQMRKSAMPSQSQQPPTSSDIYLNHQQQQQHHHQQHPQTHPQHLQQHHAQQLPQQHHAQASMLQQQQMLAAQRQQNFSPAIQDAGIGSAGGGSFATATPATSTQLVSEWDPELNEILNHVIEIAPEGDFAESELNSILGLSPIESSTSSVVPSQSSTQPDIHEKLAINAIQKSLMQYENVSSPLQPQPQPQFSGSPPAYPMHSMAGGANSSGAGAGSSGGGGGGGGGGGMSGVGPTGSGPGSSGGTGGPGMNSGSSGMQSSQAGPNQNFTPPPVYTQRMRIPQGQLGGGNNPGVPQNLLAMQKLQHQSRDRILQEQQRTRLLQQQQKQQMVVTVNSAANADLGPPNVTLTRANNVPDSQLSPGFSPSLMQQQLSPSQRTQLSPQQAGFQGNPFNNNPGHRLSPQLQQMVSGFGNAGGNVNQQLSPRQPPFGGGVGGPAVNQPNVVVPGQSPQQQQQQQQQQQQQQQQQWQQNANARLSIQQQNPMLNAQLSSVGGFNPAANRQFVGPPQRQRGTLNSPGTPRQQQNAFGGTMVDGGGFPGPPSPSPVGVSAPNFANPVYANQQMRLQRQGSVPPQSTQHLPGSPRSAYGGHGPGPDATGYGMMFGNAAAMQQHAATSPGDFFNRSQTEFFGGNTSR
- the LOC120904275 gene encoding nuclear receptor coactivator 2 isoform X2 — its product is MSIAAAENAGLGPCELPLPDQWLVHTQLSQSTQSSQASFYAASQSGGQSLGGLGGLSTATTLPIQQHSSSSSNQQHQQNHQQQQQQQPPSLPSQLQNQITAGAVTPGAAPASQLQSQSKIMNVVVPSVACPPTASKKIRRKPDAKQPQSQINKCNNEKRRRELENEYIEQLGEFLQIKRDMTACKPDKAAILSEVVRTFRHMLEQGNPNLTGSRCSKCSPDCSASCKLHPVQQGEVSSTEPPLPEPSVNGHSPEKSAYFEAVQHYISNVGWALLEINSEGVIECATENVRDVLHYSRTELHGQSIYSYLHTGDHSKLSPILNKNSFELNWDQNEMFYQTPKRTIRTKIRWLLRAPEGANETIEQKQQRLEKYKDLLIISAPVKDDTEESSSVLCLITLPEDDQATIETTTMPQTLDEQLTLKLDTSGNIIDYNSSTLRKQFAGNLTKESIRSIYDLCHYQDRPRLNEHLGNVRSSNGTPHELTYRLRLGGPDVYVHVKTQSKLFRCTKPNETDFIMAICTVLTENEVAMLSADSGAMAMGVGGSSSGGLSAAMSGSNINNNNGNSSSSSNPTSSSSSLGLLMPSTSGAVTGGGLNGSSDVVARHMAQITQGVSNMGGPLMSSVLNGGGGGTVGTGSNASGMLGGGGMTGGSMSVAGGGMAGPGGTTPGSAGGSGLGGGGGMGAGAGGMGPSAGSMGSIVSPRSNPNSSSLLCGPNSDSSNFFNTEFELDFPHSTFDMEAVGVGWDSRPDSRTSVTPVSTPRPPSVSAYSPAAAPMCASPMTPYYSGSTMGGMPSPSNNNNNNGVPGGGGGGSSGSSGGGLMNPSLSLNNNNNNTNNNNTGTPFGTNAFQFPFEDSKDKLQDLQQQQQQQQQQQHHHPHMSPMQQHQSAMSAQQQQMVQRQQHHQQQQQQQQQHLQQHLQQQSQPPSNTHDSERLRNLLTTKRPHSNASSSSGLDMDHDHRNPNRILKGLLNSEEDKDTNGNKLSTASLSQRIPQSVRASTQGSNNGGGGGGGVSGLGLATRAGNETNKSGSNNMLLQLLNDKSDDDESDARNRQGPSELLKQLQKVKDEPKEHNPPPLNNEELIQMLRVQSNDRKRPSTEPDEGAAVKRTDNRPSKLRERNKMLASLLANPAKAPMPMQTAMPFNRIIPDIPNSGLARQLTNVSSSTAPNQTLNNNNLTTSNNNLKQVQQLNQMRLQQQQQQQQQQQQQMRKSAMPSQSQQPPTSSDIYLNHQQQQQHHHQQHPQTHPQHLQQHHAQQLPQQHHAQASMLQQQQMLAAQRQQNFSPAIQDAGIGSAGGGSFATATPATSTQLVSEWDPELNEILNHVIEIAPEGDFAESELNSILGLSPIESSTSSVVPSQSSTQPDIHEKLAINAIQKSLMQYENVSSPLQPQPQPQFSGSPPAYPMHSMAGGANSSGAGAGSSGGGGGGGGGGGMSGVGPTGSGPGSSGGTGGPGMNSGSSGMQSSQAGPNQNFTPPPVYTQRMRIPQGQLGGGNNPGVPQNLLAMQKLQHQSRDRILQEQQRTRLLQQQQKQQMVVTVNSAANADLGPPNVTLTRANNVPDSQLSPGFSPSLMQQQLSPSQRTQLSPQQAGFQGNPFNNNPGHRLSPQLQQMVSGFGNAGGNVNQQLSPRQPPFGGGVGGPAVNQPNVVVPGQSPQQQQQQQQQQQQQQQQQWQQNANARLSIQQQNPMLNAQLSSVGGFNPAANRQFVGPPQRQRGTLNSPGTPRQQQNAFGGTMVDGGGFPGPPSPSPVGVSAPNFANPVYANQQMRLQRQGSVPPQSTQHLPGSPRSAYGGHGPGPDATGYGMMFGNAAAMQQHAATSPGDFFNRSQTGLNGGHNIGGGGGNSIGGGGGGNGGGGGGGNGPGLSNGTNAPNTGLNHSELVRQELRAIVSGRAHRPPSHSPHMGLSPLGAMSLHGCGPGEGGGSSNGGNLTGSNATSTVGSSNGTCGGSLSNASSAMLGGIGGGGGGGVGGGGGSNGSGGTARTSMADAGTSGAMLHSGGSTAGLDSSMLYNFHLTQKEFFGGNTSR
- the LOC120904275 gene encoding neurogenic protein mastermind isoform X8, whose amino-acid sequence is MSRPCRIASVATVPVNYRLGPCELPLPDQWLVHTQLSQSTQSSQASFYAASQSGGQSLGGLGGLSTATTLPIQQHSSSSSNQQHQQNHQQQQQQQPPSLPSQLQNQITAGAVTPGAAPASQLQSQSKIMNVVVPSVACPPTASKKIRRKPDAKQPQSQINKCNNEKRRRELENEYIEQLGEFLQIKRDMTACKPDKAAILSEVVRTFRHMLEQGNPNLTGSRCSKCSPDCSASCKLHPVQQGEVSSTEPPLPEPSVNGHSPEKSAYFEAVQHYISNVGWALLEINSEGVIECATENVRDVLHYSRTELHGQSIYSYLHTGDHSKLSPILNKNSFELNWDQNEMFYQTPKRTIRTKIRWLLRAPEGANETIEQKQQRLEKYKDLLIISAPVKDDTEESSSVLCLITLPEDDQATIETTTMPQTLDEQLTLKLDTSGNIIDYNSSTLRKQFAGNLTKESIRSIYDLCHYQDRPRLNEHLGNVRSSNGTPHELTYRLRLGGPDVYVHVKTQSKLFRCTKPNETDFIMAICTVLTENEVAMLSADSGAMAMGVGGSSSGGLSAAMSGSNINNNNGNSSSSSNPTSSSSSLGLLMPSTSGAVTGGGLNGSSDVVARHMAQITQGVSNMGGPLMSSVLNGGGGGTVGTGSNASGMLGGGGMTGGSMSVAGGGMAGPGGTTPGSAGGSGLGGGGGMGAGAGGMGPSAGSMGSIVSPRSNPNSSSLLCGPNSDSSNFFNTEFELDFPHSTFDMEAVGVGWDSRPDSRTSVTPVSTPRPPSVSAYSPAAAPMCASPMTPYYSGSTMGGMPSPSNNNNNNGVPGGGGGGSSGSSGGGLMNPSLSLNNNNNNTNNNNTGTPFGTNAFQFPFEDSKDKLQDLQQQQQQQQQQQHHHPHMSPMQQHQSAMSAQQQQMVQRQQHHQQQQQQQQQHLQQHLQQQSQPPSNTHDSERLRNLLTTKRPHSNASSSSGLDMDHDHRNPNRILKLLNDKSDDDESDARNRQGPSELLKQLQKVKDEPKEHNPPPLNNEELIQMLRVQSNDRKRPSTEPDEGAAVKRTDNRPSKLRERNKMLASLLANPAKAPMPMQTAMPFNRIIPDIPNSGLARQLTNVSSSTAPNQTLNNNNLTTSNNNLKQVQQLNQMRLQQQQQQQQQQQQQMRKSAMPSQSQQPPTSSDIYLNHQQQQQHHHQQHPQTHPQHLQQHHAQQLPQQHHAQASMLQQQQMLAAQRQQNFSPAIQDAGIGSAGGGSFATATPATSTQLVSEWDPELNEILNHVIEIAPEGDFAESELNSILGLSPIESSTSSVVPSQSSTQPDIHEKLAINAIQKSLMQYENVSSPLQPQPQPQFSGSPPAYPMHSMAGGANSSGAGAGSSGGGGGGGGGGGMSGVGPTGSGPGSSGGTGGPGMNSGSSGMQSSQAGPNQNFTPPPVYTQRMRIPQGQLGGGNNPGVPQNLLAMQKLQHQSRDRILQEQQRTRLLQQQQKQQMVVTVNSAANADLGPPNVTLTRANNVPDSQLSPGFSPSLMQQQLSPSQRTQLSPQQAGFQGNPFNNNPGHRLSPQLQQMVSGFGNAGGNVNQQLSPRQPPFGGGVGGPAVNQPNVVVPGQSPQQQQQQQQQQQQQQQQQWQQNANARLSIQQQNPMLNAQLSSVGGFNPAANRQFVGPPQRQRGTLNSPGTPRQQQNAFGGTMVDGGGFPGPPSPSPVGVSAPNFANPVYANQQMRLQRQGSVPPQSTQHLPGSPRSAYGGHGPGPDATGYGMMFGNAAAMQQHAATSPGDFFNRSQTEFFGGNTSR
- the LOC120904275 gene encoding nuclear receptor coactivator 2 isoform X1, whose translation is MSRPCRIASVATVPVNYRLGPCELPLPDQWLVHTQLSQSTQSSQASFYAASQSGGQSLGGLGGLSTATTLPIQQHSSSSSNQQHQQNHQQQQQQQPPSLPSQLQNQITAGAVTPGAAPASQLQSQSKIMNVVVPSVACPPTASKKIRRKPDAKQPQSQINKCNNEKRRRELENEYIEQLGEFLQIKRDMTACKPDKAAILSEVVRTFRHMLEQGNPNLTGSRCSKCSPDCSASCKLHPVQQGEVSSTEPPLPEPSVNGHSPEKSAYFEAVQHYISNVGWALLEINSEGVIECATENVRDVLHYSRTELHGQSIYSYLHTGDHSKLSPILNKNSFELNWDQNEMFYQTPKRTIRTKIRWLLRAPEGANETIEQKQQRLEKYKDLLIISAPVKDDTEESSSVLCLITLPEDDQATIETTTMPQTLDEQLTLKLDTSGNIIDYNSSTLRKQFAGNLTKESIRSIYDLCHYQDRPRLNEHLGNVRSSNGTPHELTYRLRLGGPDVYVHVKTQSKLFRCTKPNETDFIMAICTVLTENEVAMLSADSGAMAMGVGGSSSGGLSAAMSGSNINNNNGNSSSSSNPTSSSSSLGLLMPSTSGAVTGGGLNGSSDVVARHMAQITQGVSNMGGPLMSSVLNGGGGGTVGTGSNASGMLGGGGMTGGSMSVAGGGMAGPGGTTPGSAGGSGLGGGGGMGAGAGGMGPSAGSMGSIVSPRSNPNSSSLLCGPNSDSSNFFNTEFELDFPHSTFDMEAVGVGWDSRPDSRTSVTPVSTPRPPSVSAYSPAAAPMCASPMTPYYSGSTMGGMPSPSNNNNNNGVPGGGGGGSSGSSGGGLMNPSLSLNNNNNNTNNNNTGTPFGTNAFQFPFEDSKDKLQDLQQQQQQQQQQQHHHPHMSPMQQHQSAMSAQQQQMVQRQQHHQQQQQQQQQHLQQHLQQQSQPPSNTHDSERLRNLLTTKRPHSNASSSSGLDMDHDHRNPNRILKGLLNSEEDKDTNGNKLSTASLSQRIPQSVRASTQGSNNGGGGGGGVSGLGLATRAGNETNKSGSNNMLLQLLNDKSDDDESDARNRQGPSELLKQLQKVKDEPKEHNPPPLNNEELIQMLRVQSNDRKRPSTEPDEGAAVKRTDNRPSKLRERNKMLASLLANPAKAPMPMQTAMPFNRIIPDIPNSGLARQLTNVSSSTAPNQTLNNNNLTTSNNNLKQVQQLNQMRLQQQQQQQQQQQQQMRKSAMPSQSQQPPTSSDIYLNHQQQQQHHHQQHPQTHPQHLQQHHAQQLPQQHHAQASMLQQQQMLAAQRQQNFSPAIQDAGIGSAGGGSFATATPATSTQLVSEWDPELNEILNHVIEIAPEGDFAESELNSILGLSPIESSTSSVVPSQSSTQPDIHEKLAINAIQKSLMQYENVSSPLQPQPQPQFSGSPPAYPMHSMAGGANSSGAGAGSSGGGGGGGGGGGMSGVGPTGSGPGSSGGTGGPGMNSGSSGMQSSQAGPNQNFTPPPVYTQRMRIPQGQLGGGNNPGVPQNLLAMQKLQHQSRDRILQEQQRTRLLQQQQKQQMVVTVNSAANADLGPPNVTLTRANNVPDSQLSPGFSPSLMQQQLSPSQRTQLSPQQAGFQGNPFNNNPGHRLSPQLQQMVSGFGNAGGNVNQQLSPRQPPFGGGVGGPAVNQPNVVVPGQSPQQQQQQQQQQQQQQQQQWQQNANARLSIQQQNPMLNAQLSSVGGFNPAANRQFVGPPQRQRGTLNSPGTPRQQQNAFGGTMVDGGGFPGPPSPSPVGVSAPNFANPVYANQQMRLQRQGSVPPQSTQHLPGSPRSAYGGHGPGPDATGYGMMFGNAAAMQQHAATSPGDFFNRSQTGLNGGHNIGGGGGNSIGGGGGGNGGGGGGGNGPGLSNGTNAPNTGLNHSELVRQELRAIVSGRAHRPPSHSPHMGLSPLGAMSLHGCGPGEGGGSSNGGNLTGSNATSTVGSSNGTCGGSLSNASSAMLGGIGGGGGGGVGGGGGSNGSGGTARTSMADAGTSGAMLHSGGSTAGLDSSMLYNFHLTQKEFFGGNTSR